From Streptomyces chrestomyceticus JCM 4735, one genomic window encodes:
- a CDS encoding DUF6243 family protein gives MSKGSAGNMLGVGGTRSKLSRGALRGGRGGNGVGGGTDPMAQRRALLRRLQEQRGAGETRQG, from the coding sequence ATGAGCAAGGGAAGCGCGGGCAACATGCTCGGCGTCGGCGGCACCCGCAGCAAGCTCTCCCGCGGCGCGCTGCGCGGCGGCCGGGGCGGCAACGGCGTGGGCGGCGGCACCGACCCGATGGCGCAGCGGCGCGCGCTGCTGCGCAGGCTCCAGGAACAGCGCGGCGCCGGAGAAACCCGTCAGGGGTGA
- a CDS encoding trypsin-like serine peptidase — MRRNVSTSPGTRRRGASRAVACALTAAGALLVSALQTGAAGAAGTDAASTPARTGTPSSVADFWTAERMREATPLDLLSAGTDGPTKRSAAAAKQPATAKSRSATAEKRSGSTRNATPATSPARRGSERTVRPTLPATTTSTPASAPALKSFPQAGAAWTGGGAVTNTAGRVFFTYQGRTASCSGNAVTSANKSTVLTAGHCVKLNGAWHGDWVFVPGYHDGQAPYGKWAAAKTLATPQWTASENINYDIGAAVVAPVGGQRLTDVVGGQGLAFNTGYNKPMYAFGYPAAAPYDGSKLIYCSGNTIKDPLFSTDHGLSCNMTGGSSGGPWFTSFDEASGTGLQSSVNSFGYTFLPNTMFGPYFGDDAENLYDEAQSS; from the coding sequence GTGAGACGAAACGTCAGCACCTCCCCCGGCACCCGTCGGCGCGGCGCGTCCCGTGCCGTCGCCTGCGCCCTGACCGCCGCCGGCGCCCTGCTCGTCTCGGCTCTCCAGACCGGTGCGGCGGGCGCGGCCGGCACGGACGCGGCCTCGACCCCGGCCCGTACGGGTACGCCCTCTTCCGTGGCCGACTTCTGGACGGCGGAGCGAATGCGCGAGGCCACCCCGCTGGACCTGTTGTCGGCCGGGACCGACGGGCCCACGAAGCGGTCGGCCGCCGCGGCGAAACAGCCCGCCACTGCGAAGAGCCGATCCGCGACGGCGGAGAAACGATCCGGCAGCACACGGAACGCGACCCCGGCCACCTCACCCGCCCGACGCGGCTCCGAACGCACCGTACGCCCCACCCTCCCCGCCACCACCACATCCACCCCCGCGTCGGCCCCGGCCCTCAAGTCGTTCCCGCAGGCGGGCGCCGCGTGGACCGGTGGCGGCGCCGTGACGAACACCGCGGGACGGGTGTTCTTCACGTACCAGGGCCGTACCGCCTCCTGTTCGGGCAACGCCGTCACCAGCGCGAACAAGAGCACGGTGCTCACCGCCGGGCACTGTGTGAAGCTCAACGGCGCCTGGCACGGTGACTGGGTCTTCGTGCCCGGCTACCACGACGGCCAGGCCCCGTACGGCAAGTGGGCCGCCGCCAAGACCCTCGCCACACCGCAGTGGACGGCGAGCGAGAACATCAACTACGACATCGGCGCCGCGGTCGTCGCCCCGGTCGGCGGGCAGCGGCTGACCGACGTCGTCGGCGGCCAGGGCCTCGCCTTCAACACCGGCTACAACAAGCCGATGTACGCCTTCGGTTACCCCGCCGCCGCGCCGTACGACGGCAGCAAACTCATCTACTGCAGCGGCAACACCATCAAGGACCCGCTGTTCTCCACGGACCACGGCCTGTCCTGCAACATGACCGGCGGCTCCAGCGGCGGTCCCTGGTTCACCTCGTTCGACGAGGCGAGCGGCACCGGTCTGCAGTCCTCGGTGAACAGCTTCGGCTACACCTTCCTGCCGAACACCATGTTCGGGCCGTACTTCGGTGACGACGCCGAGAACCTCTACGACGAGGCGCAGTCGAGCTGA
- a CDS encoding SDR family oxidoreductase, which produces MTTPETRPGTTPPPAPTALITGAGSGIGRAVALALAGAGWSVVLAGRRADALKETARLAGRSGDGPEGPAALCVPADVTRPDQVDALFAASRARFGRLDLLFNNAGTFGPPVPLEELAYDDWRTVVDTNLTGAFLCAQAAFRAMKEQDPRGGRIINNGSVSAHTPRPHSVAYTATKHAMTGLTKSLSLDGRPYDIACGQIDIGNAATEMTGRMQTGILQADGTTAAEPVMDAADVARTVLHMAQLPLGANVQFATVMATAMPYIGRG; this is translated from the coding sequence ATGACGACACCCGAGACCCGCCCCGGAACCACTCCCCCGCCCGCGCCGACCGCCCTGATCACCGGCGCCGGTTCCGGCATCGGCCGGGCCGTCGCCCTGGCCCTCGCCGGAGCCGGCTGGTCGGTGGTGCTCGCCGGACGGCGCGCCGACGCACTCAAGGAGACCGCGCGTCTGGCGGGGCGGAGCGGCGACGGCCCCGAGGGCCCCGCCGCCCTGTGCGTCCCGGCCGACGTGACCCGCCCCGACCAGGTGGACGCCCTCTTCGCCGCCTCCCGTGCCCGCTTCGGCCGGCTGGACCTGCTCTTCAACAACGCCGGAACGTTCGGCCCGCCCGTACCGCTGGAGGAACTGGCGTACGACGACTGGCGTACGGTCGTCGACACCAACCTCACCGGCGCCTTCCTCTGCGCCCAGGCCGCCTTCCGCGCCATGAAGGAACAGGACCCGCGCGGCGGCCGCATCATCAACAACGGCTCCGTCTCCGCACACACGCCACGTCCGCACTCCGTCGCGTACACCGCCACCAAGCACGCCATGACCGGCCTGACCAAGTCGCTCTCGCTGGACGGGCGTCCGTACGACATCGCCTGTGGACAGATCGACATCGGCAACGCGGCGACCGAGATGACCGGACGGATGCAGACGGGCATCCTCCAGGCCGACGGCACCACCGCGGCCGAACCCGTGATGGACGCGGCCGACGTGGCCCGTACCGTCCTGCACATGGCGCAACTGCCGCTGGGCGCGAACGTGCAGTTCGCGACGGTGATGGCGACGGCCATGCCGTACATCGGCCGCGGCTGA
- a CDS encoding alkaline phosphatase D family protein, whose amino-acid sequence MARQGQYEQDARPEQEPQGAPHTQELRAAAAQLARRRFLTGTGAAAALAFAANLPGTGVAYAAAEADARKITENPFTLGVASGDPLPGSVVLWTRLAPKPYEPGSGMPKARVTVRWEVGYDEKFRRLAGRGRAEAHPEFNHAVHIEATGLAPDRVYYYRFRAGNWISPVGRTRTAPARGAKNNELRLGVVSCQAYHDGYYTAHRHLAKEDLDVVFHLGDYLYEYPVDAVGGARKYTDRKLPARFNRETVTLEDYRLRYALYKSDPDLQAAHAAHPFIVTWDDHEVENNYADDISENNAPKGEFLLRRAAAYRAYWENQPLRRPQRPNGPDAQLYRRVHFGQLAQFDVLDTRQYRSDQAYGDGWRTPGPESTDPRRTLTGAKQERWLVDGWRSSSALWNVLPQQVTFAERRNATGPGYKLSMDSWDGYQASRERVLKGAEAAGVDNLVVLTGDVHVHYAFDIKRDFRDEKSRTAGVEFVTTSIASGEDGADKPANWGTYMAANPHMKFYNGRRGYVTVTLDREKARADFRTVAKVTKPGAPVITAGSFVSEAGDPGLKPA is encoded by the coding sequence ATGGCCCGTCAAGGTCAGTACGAGCAGGACGCGCGGCCCGAGCAGGAGCCCCAGGGCGCCCCGCACACGCAGGAGCTGCGGGCCGCCGCCGCACAGCTCGCCCGGCGCCGCTTCCTCACCGGTACCGGGGCCGCCGCGGCGCTGGCCTTCGCGGCCAACCTGCCGGGCACCGGCGTCGCGTACGCCGCGGCCGAGGCCGACGCCCGCAAGATCACCGAGAACCCCTTCACGCTCGGGGTGGCCTCCGGCGACCCGCTGCCCGGCTCCGTAGTGCTGTGGACCCGGCTCGCCCCGAAGCCGTACGAGCCGGGCAGCGGCATGCCCAAGGCCCGCGTGACGGTGCGCTGGGAGGTCGGGTACGACGAGAAGTTCCGGCGGCTGGCGGGGCGCGGGCGGGCCGAGGCGCACCCGGAGTTCAACCACGCGGTGCACATCGAGGCCACCGGCCTCGCCCCGGACCGCGTCTACTACTACCGCTTCCGGGCCGGGAACTGGATCAGCCCGGTCGGCCGCACCCGTACCGCCCCCGCGCGCGGCGCGAAGAACAACGAGCTGCGGCTGGGCGTCGTCTCCTGCCAGGCGTACCACGACGGCTACTACACGGCCCACCGGCACCTGGCCAAGGAGGACCTGGACGTGGTCTTCCACCTCGGCGACTACCTGTATGAGTACCCGGTGGACGCCGTCGGCGGCGCCCGCAAGTACACCGACCGCAAGCTGCCCGCGCGCTTCAACCGCGAGACGGTGACGCTGGAGGACTACCGGCTGCGGTACGCGCTCTACAAGTCCGACCCCGACCTCCAGGCCGCGCACGCCGCGCACCCGTTCATCGTCACCTGGGACGACCACGAGGTCGAGAACAACTACGCGGACGACATCAGCGAGAACAACGCCCCCAAGGGCGAGTTCCTGCTGCGCCGGGCCGCGGCCTACCGCGCGTACTGGGAGAACCAGCCGCTGCGCCGCCCGCAGCGCCCCAACGGGCCGGACGCCCAGCTCTACCGCCGCGTGCACTTCGGGCAGCTCGCTCAGTTCGACGTGCTGGACACCCGCCAGTACCGCTCCGACCAGGCGTACGGCGACGGCTGGCGTACCCCGGGCCCCGAGTCCACCGACCCCAGGCGCACCCTGACCGGCGCGAAGCAGGAACGCTGGCTCGTCGACGGCTGGCGCTCCTCCTCGGCGCTGTGGAACGTACTGCCGCAGCAGGTCACCTTCGCCGAGCGGCGCAACGCCACCGGCCCCGGCTACAAGCTCAGCATGGACTCCTGGGACGGCTATCAGGCCTCCCGGGAGCGGGTGCTGAAGGGCGCGGAGGCGGCGGGCGTGGACAATCTCGTCGTGCTGACCGGCGACGTGCACGTGCACTACGCGTTCGACATCAAGCGGGACTTCCGGGACGAGAAGTCGCGGACCGCGGGCGTGGAGTTCGTGACCACCTCGATCGCCAGCGGCGAGGACGGGGCGGACAAGCCGGCCAACTGGGGCACCTACATGGCGGCCAACCCGCACATGAAGTTCTACAACGGCCGGCGCGGCTATGTGACCGTCACGCTGGATCGGGAGAAGGCGCGGGCCGACTTCCGTACGGTGGCGAAGGTGACGAAGCCCGGGGCGCCGGTGATCACGGCCGGGTCGTTCGTGTCCGAGGCGGGCGATCCGGGGCTGAAGCCGGCCTGA
- a CDS encoding DUF4429 domain-containing protein, producing MAELMVRDGTWSFDGDRVWIVPGQERGVHRLRQDLGETSVPLEALAGIAYEPARKGGRLRLRLRDGADPLLYVTGGSLPDDANPYQVSVDPDRTGVAEYFADEVRQSLLLDQVVTGPTDRYLLPGPAVPLSAAGVDGVATFDGERVRIDWRWTTSESKKHAGARDFALADLAGVDWRPASGLESGYLRFRPKGMTAKLKPEHDPNAIELWGFKKESGRTALLAAAVAARLPHPSGGSAPTAAGPVAATQPAPALQTASDPGPQGGGQDADVLLRRLRELGELHRDGILTAEEFATAKAAVLKGFHGAG from the coding sequence ATGGCTGAACTGATGGTGCGCGACGGCACGTGGTCCTTCGACGGCGACCGGGTGTGGATCGTGCCGGGGCAGGAACGGGGCGTGCACCGGCTGCGGCAGGACCTCGGCGAGACCTCCGTCCCCCTGGAGGCGCTGGCGGGCATCGCGTACGAACCGGCCCGCAAGGGCGGCCGGTTGCGCCTGCGGCTGCGGGACGGCGCCGACCCGCTGCTGTACGTCACCGGCGGCAGCCTGCCGGACGACGCCAACCCCTACCAGGTGAGCGTGGACCCGGACCGTACCGGCGTCGCCGAGTACTTCGCCGACGAGGTGCGCCAGTCCCTGCTCCTCGACCAGGTGGTGACCGGCCCCACCGACCGCTACCTGCTGCCGGGCCCCGCCGTGCCGCTGTCCGCCGCGGGCGTGGACGGCGTGGCGACCTTCGACGGGGAGCGGGTGCGCATCGACTGGCGCTGGACCACCAGCGAGAGCAAGAAGCACGCGGGCGCGCGGGACTTCGCCCTCGCCGACCTGGCCGGGGTCGACTGGCGGCCCGCCTCCGGGCTGGAGTCCGGCTATCTGCGCTTCCGCCCGAAGGGCATGACGGCGAAGCTCAAGCCGGAGCACGACCCGAACGCCATCGAGCTGTGGGGCTTCAAGAAGGAGAGCGGCCGCACCGCGCTGCTCGCGGCGGCGGTCGCGGCACGGCTGCCGCACCCGTCGGGCGGTTCCGCACCGACGGCGGCGGGCCCGGTGGCCGCGACGCAGCCCGCGCCGGCCCTTCAGACCGCGTCGGACCCGGGCCCCCAAGGCGGCGGCCAGGACGCCGACGTCCTGCTCCGCCGCCTGCGCGAACTCGGCGAACTCCACCGGGACGGCATCCTGACCGCCGAGGAGTTCGCCACGGCCAAGGCAGCGGTGCTCAAGGGCTTTCACGGGGCGGGATGA
- a CDS encoding SAM-dependent methyltransferase — MAVTDSSASSGPAPAPEEVGAMYDRFGDLLAMVLGRSALHVGMFVPHGERTAATTLLGLSDLAQDRQTEFLADILAEGLPPDPRLLDIGCGTGGPALHLARRTGGRVTGITVSREQLARCGERLTAATDLDGRVDFAYGDVMRLDHADDTYDAAWSIDCFPHLSDRPAGLREVRRVLRPGGHLLMTEFARRGTDIAPETEAFTQLWASPPPTPFATLLGEVEEAGFRVVRVQNMTANVALCGELMYVLYQERRDEIEQRFGKEAVAHTDPLMEPFRAFCRDHVDYYLLLLGKPEI; from the coding sequence ATGGCAGTGACCGACAGCAGTGCGAGCAGCGGCCCGGCGCCCGCCCCCGAAGAAGTCGGCGCGATGTACGACCGGTTCGGCGACCTGCTCGCCATGGTGCTCGGCCGCAGCGCCCTGCACGTCGGCATGTTCGTCCCACACGGCGAACGGACCGCGGCCACCACCCTCCTCGGGCTGTCCGACCTCGCCCAGGACCGGCAGACCGAGTTCCTCGCGGACATCCTGGCCGAGGGCCTGCCGCCGGACCCCCGCCTGCTCGACATCGGCTGCGGCACCGGCGGCCCCGCCCTCCACCTGGCCCGGCGCACCGGAGGCCGGGTCACCGGCATCACCGTCAGCCGGGAACAACTGGCCCGCTGCGGGGAGCGGCTGACCGCCGCCACCGATCTCGACGGCCGCGTCGACTTCGCGTACGGCGACGTGATGCGGCTCGACCACGCGGACGACACGTACGACGCGGCCTGGTCCATCGACTGCTTCCCGCACCTCTCCGACCGGCCCGCCGGACTGCGCGAGGTCCGGCGCGTGCTGCGGCCCGGCGGCCATCTGCTGATGACGGAGTTCGCGCGGCGCGGCACCGACATCGCCCCGGAGACCGAGGCATTCACCCAACTGTGGGCGTCCCCGCCGCCCACCCCCTTCGCCACCCTTCTCGGAGAGGTCGAAGAAGCCGGATTCCGTGTCGTCCGCGTACAGAACATGACAGCGAACGTCGCACTGTGCGGCGAGCTGATGTACGTGCTTTATCAGGAACGGCGCGACGAGATCGAGCAGCGTTTCGGAAAAGAGGCCGTCGCGCACACCGATCCACTGATGGAACCGTTCCGTGCGTTCTGCCGGGACCACGTGGACTATTACCTGCTGCTGCTCGGCAAGCCGGAAATCTGA
- a CDS encoding small ribosomal subunit Rsm22 family protein: MHDELRAALAGLLDGLPPTQAARAVDRLIANYRGRTPTDAPVLRDRADVAAYAAYRMPATFEAVRHALDAFAARLPDWAPASHVDIGGGTGAATWAVAATWDGHRTTVYDWAEPALELGRELADGVLPDTDWQRRVIGAGMTVPEGTDLVTVSYVLGELRPEDRRAVVTAAAGARAAVLIEPGTPDGYLRIREAREQLTDAGLRVVAPCPHSGMCPIVPGEDWCHMAARVTRSSLHRQVKGGSLPYEDEKFSYVAAVRPDAVDGAAAVPAPARIVRKPQLRKGQVLLDLCTEEGLRRDTVTKRHGDRYKAGRDAEWGDAWERPA; encoded by the coding sequence ATGCACGACGAACTGCGCGCCGCACTGGCCGGCCTGCTCGACGGCCTGCCGCCCACGCAGGCCGCGCGGGCCGTCGACCGGCTGATCGCCAACTACCGGGGCCGGACACCGACCGACGCCCCGGTCCTCAGGGACCGCGCGGATGTCGCCGCGTACGCCGCCTACCGGATGCCCGCGACCTTCGAGGCCGTACGGCACGCGCTGGACGCCTTCGCGGCACGGCTGCCGGACTGGGCACCCGCCTCCCACGTGGACATCGGCGGCGGCACCGGCGCTGCGACCTGGGCGGTCGCGGCCACCTGGGACGGCCACCGCACGACCGTGTACGACTGGGCCGAACCGGCGCTGGAGCTGGGCCGCGAGCTGGCCGACGGCGTCCTGCCGGACACCGACTGGCAGCGCCGGGTCATCGGCGCGGGCATGACGGTCCCGGAGGGCACGGACCTGGTCACCGTCTCGTACGTGCTCGGCGAGCTGCGCCCGGAGGACCGCCGCGCGGTCGTCACGGCGGCGGCCGGCGCACGGGCCGCCGTACTGATCGAACCCGGCACCCCGGACGGCTACCTGCGCATCCGCGAGGCCCGTGAGCAGTTGACCGACGCCGGTCTGCGGGTCGTCGCGCCCTGCCCGCACAGCGGGATGTGCCCGATCGTGCCGGGCGAGGACTGGTGCCACATGGCCGCCCGGGTGACCCGCTCCTCGCTGCACCGCCAGGTCAAGGGCGGCTCGCTGCCGTACGAGGACGAGAAGTTCAGCTATGTCGCGGCGGTGCGGCCGGACGCGGTGGACGGCGCGGCGGCCGTCCCCGCCCCGGCGCGGATCGTCCGCAAGCCCCAGCTCCGCAAGGGGCAGGTCCTGCTGGACCTGTGCACGGAGGAGGGGCTGCGGCGCGACACGGTCACCAAGCGGCACGGCGACCGCTACAAGGCGGGCCGGGACGCTGAATGGGGCGACGCCTGGGAGCGGCCGGCCTGA
- a CDS encoding serine hydrolase domain-containing protein, whose product MRRLVHGVREATEGPAPWCAGAVVLAGRGPVVAAEEAAGWALRYAGYDPEGDRGVELPREHREPMRVGTVFDLASLTKLCTAIVAVQQAERGRLDLDAAAGRWLPGFAAGITVRGLLTHTSGLRPELPFYERRGRAAQLELLWEEAAAPATPPGSTYRYSDLNLIALQLILERLTGLRLDALVARGITGPLGMSSTAYGPLAPAGVAATEDQRRPWAKADRGMVRGAVHDENAWALGGVAGHAGLFSTAQDLAVLCRTLLCGGAYGRERILSAESVALLLDPPGLGFGVDQPYFMGELAGRGAAGHTGFTGTSLVLDRATDTFLVLLANTVHPRRREAGSAPRAAAATRLARAVRAGGGPPGAGRGGPGRLPAGPGRTGPP is encoded by the coding sequence ATGCGGCGCCTGGTCCACGGGGTGCGGGAGGCGACCGAGGGGCCCGCGCCCTGGTGCGCGGGTGCCGTGGTGCTCGCCGGGCGCGGCCCGGTGGTCGCCGCCGAGGAGGCGGCGGGCTGGGCGCTGCGCTACGCGGGGTACGACCCCGAGGGCGACCGGGGGGTGGAGCTGCCCCGGGAGCACCGGGAGCCGATGCGCGTCGGCACCGTCTTCGACCTGGCCTCGCTGACCAAGCTGTGCACCGCGATCGTGGCGGTCCAGCAGGCCGAGCGGGGCCGGCTGGACCTGGACGCCGCGGCCGGCCGCTGGCTGCCCGGCTTCGCCGCCGGCATCACCGTCCGCGGCCTGCTCACCCACACCTCGGGCCTGCGCCCGGAGCTGCCGTTCTACGAGCGCCGGGGGCGCGCGGCCCAACTGGAGCTGCTGTGGGAGGAAGCGGCGGCGCCCGCCACGCCGCCCGGCAGCACGTACCGCTACTCCGACCTCAACCTCATCGCCCTCCAGCTCATCCTGGAACGGCTCACCGGCCTGCGCCTCGACGCCCTCGTGGCGCGCGGGATCACCGGCCCGCTGGGCATGTCCAGCACGGCGTACGGGCCGCTGGCCCCGGCGGGCGTGGCCGCGACCGAGGACCAGCGGCGGCCGTGGGCCAAGGCCGACCGGGGCATGGTGCGCGGCGCGGTGCACGACGAGAACGCGTGGGCGCTGGGCGGCGTCGCCGGGCACGCGGGCCTGTTCTCGACGGCGCAGGATCTGGCGGTGCTGTGCCGGACGCTGCTCTGCGGTGGCGCGTACGGCCGGGAGCGCATCCTCAGCGCGGAGTCGGTGGCGCTGCTGCTGGACCCGCCGGGCCTCGGCTTCGGCGTGGACCAGCCGTACTTCATGGGCGAGCTGGCGGGGCGTGGCGCGGCCGGGCACACCGGGTTCACCGGCACGAGCCTGGTGCTGGACCGGGCGACCGACACGTTCCTGGTGCTGCTGGCCAACACCGTCCACCCGCGGCGGCGCGAGGCGGGCAGCGCGCCGCGGGCGGCCGCCGCGACCCGGCTGGCGCGGGCGGTACGGGCCGGCGGCGGACCGCCGGGCGCCGGACGGGGCGGCCCGGGGCGGCTCCCGGCCGGTCCGGGGCGTACCGGCCCGCCGTGA
- a CDS encoding TetR/AcrR family transcriptional regulator codes for MANKTAPDASRRSERSRRAIFDAALSLVGEVGYDKLTIEGIASRAGVGKQTIYRWWPSKAAVLLDAFTQDVEGYEAGLPDTGDLAADLKFVLRATADEFNDEKWQAPYRALAAAGANDAELSARFVERLLEPGIAVYVNRMRAAQEAGEIGPDVDVRVAAEMVLSPFSQRWLMRTGELTYAYVDTLVDMVLAGLRPRASA; via the coding sequence ATGGCCAACAAGACGGCGCCCGACGCCTCCCGCCGCAGCGAACGCTCCCGCCGCGCCATCTTCGACGCGGCCCTCTCCCTCGTCGGGGAGGTCGGCTACGACAAGCTCACGATCGAGGGCATCGCCTCCCGCGCCGGTGTCGGCAAGCAGACGATCTACCGCTGGTGGCCCTCCAAGGCCGCCGTCCTGCTGGACGCCTTCACCCAGGACGTCGAGGGGTACGAGGCCGGGCTGCCGGACACCGGCGACCTCGCCGCCGACCTCAAGTTCGTCCTGCGGGCCACCGCCGACGAATTCAACGACGAGAAGTGGCAGGCCCCCTACCGCGCCCTCGCGGCGGCCGGCGCGAACGACGCGGAGCTGTCGGCGCGCTTCGTCGAGCGGCTGCTGGAGCCCGGGATCGCGGTGTACGTGAACCGGATGCGGGCCGCCCAGGAGGCGGGCGAGATCGGGCCGGACGTGGACGTACGGGTGGCGGCCGAGATGGTGCTGAGCCCGTTCTCCCAGCGCTGGCTGATGCGCACCGGCGAGCTGACGTACGCGTACGTGGACACGCTGGTCGACATGGTGCTCGCCGGGCTGCGGCCGCGCGCCTCCGCCTGA
- a CDS encoding multidrug effflux MFS transporter, whose amino-acid sequence MTDPGTGTTEPQDSVPIAERDVAAPPAASRRTSLLVTLVLGGLTAVPPLSMDMYLPALPEVTEALHSPAATVQLTLTTCLAGMALGQMVVGPMSDKWGRRRPLLAGMVIYVIATALCALATNAELLIAFRLLQGLAGAAGIVIARAVVRDLYDGVAMARFFSTLMLISGVAPVVAPLIGGQILQVTDWRGVFVVLTVVGVLLTLLVWRRLHETLPPERRHSGGLGEALHTMRGLLADRAFSGYLIVGAFAFAALFAYISASPFVIQEIYGASPQTFSLLFGVNSVGLVLVGQINGKVLVGRVSLDVVLGIGLGLITAAATVLLLMAGGVFGDVGLWPMAAGLFVLMSAMGLVMPSANTKALLRSGHAAGSASALLGTSTFLLGSVASPLVGIAGEHTAVPMAVVQLSCGVLALLSFLGMCRPWQRREETATGTGERTKL is encoded by the coding sequence ATGACGGACCCCGGCACCGGTACGACGGAGCCCCAGGACAGCGTTCCGATAGCCGAGCGGGACGTGGCGGCGCCGCCCGCCGCGTCCCGCCGTACCAGCCTGCTGGTCACCCTCGTCCTCGGTGGCCTGACCGCGGTGCCCCCGCTCTCCATGGACATGTACCTGCCGGCCCTGCCGGAGGTCACCGAAGCGCTGCACAGCCCGGCCGCCACCGTCCAGCTCACCCTGACCACTTGCCTCGCGGGCATGGCCCTGGGGCAGATGGTCGTCGGCCCGATGAGCGACAAGTGGGGCCGCCGCCGGCCGCTGCTCGCCGGCATGGTGATCTACGTGATCGCCACCGCGCTGTGCGCCCTGGCCACCAACGCCGAGCTGCTCATCGCCTTCCGCCTGCTCCAGGGCCTGGCGGGCGCGGCCGGCATCGTCATCGCGCGGGCCGTGGTGCGCGACCTGTACGACGGCGTGGCGATGGCCCGGTTCTTCTCCACCCTGATGCTGATCTCCGGCGTCGCCCCCGTCGTCGCGCCGCTGATCGGCGGGCAGATCCTCCAGGTCACCGACTGGCGCGGCGTCTTCGTCGTGCTCACCGTCGTCGGCGTGCTGCTCACCCTGCTGGTCTGGCGCCGTCTGCATGAGACGCTGCCGCCCGAGCGGCGGCACTCCGGCGGCCTCGGCGAGGCCCTGCACACCATGCGCGGCCTGCTCGCCGACCGCGCCTTCTCCGGCTACCTGATCGTCGGCGCGTTCGCCTTCGCCGCGCTGTTCGCGTACATCTCGGCCTCGCCGTTCGTGATCCAGGAGATCTACGGCGCCTCCCCGCAGACCTTCAGCCTGCTGTTCGGCGTCAACTCCGTGGGGCTGGTCCTGGTCGGCCAGATCAACGGCAAGGTGCTGGTCGGACGGGTCAGCCTGGACGTGGTGCTGGGCATCGGGCTGGGCCTGATCACGGCCGCCGCGACCGTGCTGCTGCTGATGGCCGGCGGTGTCTTCGGCGACGTCGGGCTGTGGCCGATGGCCGCCGGACTGTTCGTCCTGATGTCCGCGATGGGCCTGGTCATGCCGTCGGCCAACACCAAGGCGCTGCTGCGCTCGGGGCACGCGGCGGGCTCCGCCTCGGCGCTGCTGGGCACCTCCACCTTCCTGCTCGGCTCCGTCGCCTCGCCGCTGGTCGGCATCGCGGGCGAGCACACCGCCGTACCGATGGCCGTGGTCCAGCTCTCCTGCGGCGTACTGGCGCTGCTGAGCTTCCTGGGAATGTGCCGCCCGTGGCAGCGTAGGGAGGAGACCGCCACCGGGACCGGCGAGAGGACCAAACTCTGA
- a CDS encoding bifunctional DNA primase/polymerase, which yields MERKSRFSQWLRRPRSGSDGGDTDTGSAAAQGREDLLLAVADAGFPLAPAAHPSGYGCSCERIGCPTPGRHPVSFGWQTVASTDREKVAAWARAYPQANFITATGIAHDVLDVPAEAGRSALERLEAAGIEVGPVALSGAALGQGRMLFFTATRGTPDDEDEWWPCELDCHPETMDEHPGLRWHCRGSYVLLPPSRLPGDQPAVSWLRGPERPVPDPLTLLESLTDACAAYADQQPDHDHEAAAWPIGR from the coding sequence ATGGAACGCAAGAGCAGGTTCTCCCAGTGGCTTCGCCGGCCGAGGAGCGGTTCGGACGGCGGCGATACGGACACGGGATCGGCGGCCGCACAAGGCCGCGAGGACCTGCTGCTGGCGGTCGCCGACGCGGGTTTCCCGCTCGCCCCCGCCGCCCACCCCTCCGGCTACGGCTGTTCCTGCGAGCGCATCGGCTGTCCCACGCCCGGCCGGCACCCCGTCTCCTTCGGCTGGCAGACCGTCGCCAGCACCGACCGCGAGAAGGTCGCCGCCTGGGCGCGCGCCTATCCGCAGGCCAATTTCATCACCGCCACCGGCATCGCCCACGACGTGCTGGACGTCCCCGCCGAGGCGGGCCGCAGCGCCCTGGAGCGGCTGGAGGCGGCCGGCATCGAGGTCGGCCCGGTCGCGCTGAGCGGCGCGGCGCTCGGGCAGGGCCGGATGCTGTTCTTCACCGCCACCCGGGGCACCCCGGACGACGAGGACGAGTGGTGGCCCTGCGAGCTGGACTGCCATCCGGAGACCATGGACGAGCATCCGGGCCTGCGCTGGCACTGCCGCGGCAGCTACGTCCTCCTGCCGCCCTCCCGCCTCCCCGGTGACCAGCCCGCGGTGTCCTGGCTGCGCGGCCCCGAGCGGCCGGTGCCGGACCCGCTGACGCTGCTGGAGTCGCTCACCGACGCCTGCGCCGCGTACGCGGACCAGCAGCCCGACCACGACCACGAAGCAGCCGCCTGGCCGATCGGCCGCTGA